From one Halothece sp. PCC 7418 genomic stretch:
- a CDS encoding type IV pilus twitching motility protein PilT: MDLMIEDLMEQLVEKGGSDMHIQAGAPVYFRYNGKLQPVTDDPLTPQETQRLIFTMLNNSQRKQLEQNWELDCSYGVKGLARFRVNVYKERGCYAACLRALSSKIPNYEKLGLPDVVKEMAGRPRGLILVTGPTGSGKTTTLAAILDLINRTRHEHVLTVEDPIEYVFPNEKCLFHQRQKGEDTKSFANALKAALREDPDIILVGELRDLETISLAVSAAETGHLVFGTLHTSSAAATVDRMVDVFTAEQQEQIRAQLSGSLIAVFSQCLPKKQNPKPGEFGRALAQEIMVVTPAIANQIREGKTSQIYSSIQTGMKLGMQTMEQSLADWVNKGVISMEEALSKSSKPDELYRLTSGASGKAKVKANARR; the protein is encoded by the coding sequence ATGGATTTAATGATCGAAGACTTGATGGAACAACTGGTGGAAAAAGGAGGCTCGGATATGCACATTCAAGCTGGTGCACCAGTTTATTTCCGCTATAACGGGAAACTGCAACCCGTAACCGATGACCCCCTTACTCCCCAAGAAACCCAACGGCTGATTTTCACGATGCTTAATAATAGCCAACGGAAACAGTTAGAGCAAAACTGGGAATTAGATTGTTCTTATGGGGTGAAAGGACTGGCTCGCTTTCGGGTTAATGTCTATAAAGAACGGGGTTGTTATGCTGCTTGCTTACGGGCTCTCTCCTCAAAAATTCCTAACTACGAAAAGTTAGGATTACCCGATGTAGTGAAAGAAATGGCAGGTCGTCCCCGTGGTTTAATCTTAGTAACAGGACCGACGGGGTCTGGGAAAACAACCACACTTGCTGCCATTTTAGACTTAATTAATCGCACCCGTCATGAGCACGTTTTAACCGTTGAAGATCCTATTGAGTATGTTTTTCCCAATGAAAAATGTCTCTTTCACCAACGGCAAAAAGGGGAAGACACAAAGAGTTTTGCCAATGCCTTAAAAGCAGCGTTGCGGGAAGACCCTGATATCATCCTCGTGGGAGAACTACGGGACTTAGAAACGATTTCTCTCGCCGTATCTGCAGCAGAAACGGGTCACTTAGTATTTGGAACATTACACACCAGTTCGGCAGCAGCAACCGTGGATCGGATGGTGGATGTGTTCACTGCCGAACAACAAGAGCAAATCCGAGCACAGTTGTCTGGATCTCTGATTGCAGTGTTTAGTCAATGTTTACCGAAGAAACAAAATCCCAAACCCGGTGAATTTGGACGCGCCTTAGCCCAAGAAATTATGGTGGTCACTCCCGCGATCGCGAACCAAATTCGAGAAGGAAAAACCTCACAAATTTATTCTTCCATCCAAACGGGAATGAAACTGGGAATGCAGACCATGGAACAGTCTCTTGCCGATTGGGTGAATAAAGGGGTGATTTCTATGGAAGAAGCTCTCTCGAAAAGTAGTAAGCCCGATGAACTCTATCGCTTAACTTCGGGAGCATCCGGGAAAGCAAAAGTTAAAGCCAATGCACGTCGTTAA
- the petN gene encoding cytochrome b6-f complex subunit PetN translates to MDILTLGWVAFLALFTWSITMVVWARNGF, encoded by the coding sequence ATGGATATTTTGACACTGGGTTGGGTTGCGTTTTTAGCCCTCTTTACTTGGTCGATTACGATGGTAGTTTGGGCACGCAACGGATTCTAA
- a CDS encoding ferredoxin:protochlorophyllide reductase (ATP-dependent) subunit N gives MAVEEQTALNFECETGNYHTFCPISCVAWLYQKIEDSFFLVIGTKTCGYFLQNSMGVMIFAEPRYAMAELEEGDVSAKLSDYDELKRLCLQIKRDRNPSVIVWIGTCTTEIIKMDLEGIAPKLEAEIGIPIVVARANGLDYAFTQGEDTVLAAMVNRCDDTPQLEAAPEPEEKKNGFSRFLNFGQKEEQAQPEATDYKDHPPLTLFGSVPDSVETQLSLELKKQGIKVSGWLPSKRFTELPSIEKGNYACGVHPFLSRTATNLMRRRKCKLIGAPFPIGPDGTRAWIEKICSVFNIEPEGLDEREAQIWDSVEDYVKLVRGKSVFFMGDNLLEISLARFLVRCGMTVHEIGIPYMDKRYQGAELALLEQTCQEMGVSVPRIVEKPDNYHQIERIMAENPDLVITGMAHANPLEARGFSTKWSVEFTFSQIQGFTNTRDLLELVTRPMRRNNNLQELGWTNLVQEEDAKRITV, from the coding sequence ATGGCTGTAGAAGAACAAACGGCTTTAAATTTTGAATGTGAAACGGGAAATTATCATACGTTTTGCCCGATCAGTTGTGTGGCGTGGCTGTATCAAAAGATTGAAGATAGCTTCTTTTTAGTGATTGGGACGAAAACTTGTGGCTATTTTTTGCAAAACTCAATGGGGGTGATGATTTTTGCAGAACCGCGTTATGCCATGGCAGAGTTAGAAGAAGGGGATGTTTCGGCGAAACTGAGTGATTATGATGAATTGAAGCGGTTATGTTTGCAAATCAAGCGCGATCGTAATCCTAGTGTCATTGTTTGGATTGGCACTTGCACCACCGAAATCATCAAAATGGACTTAGAGGGGATCGCGCCGAAACTAGAAGCGGAAATTGGGATTCCGATTGTAGTGGCGCGGGCGAATGGCTTAGATTATGCCTTTACCCAAGGGGAAGATACCGTTTTAGCTGCAATGGTCAATCGTTGTGATGATACTCCGCAACTCGAAGCAGCACCCGAACCAGAAGAAAAGAAAAATGGCTTTTCTCGCTTCTTGAACTTTGGACAAAAAGAGGAACAAGCCCAACCCGAAGCAACAGACTATAAAGACCATCCGCCCTTAACCCTATTTGGATCGGTTCCCGACTCGGTGGAAACGCAATTAAGTTTAGAGTTGAAGAAGCAGGGAATTAAAGTTTCAGGTTGGCTACCCTCGAAACGCTTTACAGAATTACCCAGTATTGAAAAAGGGAATTATGCCTGTGGGGTGCATCCTTTCTTAAGTCGAACGGCGACTAATTTAATGCGTCGGCGGAAATGTAAACTGATTGGTGCACCCTTCCCCATTGGTCCCGATGGAACTCGCGCTTGGATAGAAAAAATTTGTTCTGTGTTTAATATTGAACCAGAAGGCTTAGACGAACGAGAAGCCCAGATTTGGGACAGTGTAGAAGACTATGTGAAGTTAGTCCGTGGGAAGTCTGTCTTTTTTATGGGGGATAATCTTTTAGAGATTTCTTTAGCCCGTTTCCTCGTCCGTTGTGGGATGACCGTTCATGAAATTGGCATTCCTTACATGGATAAACGCTATCAAGGCGCAGAATTAGCCCTTTTAGAACAGACTTGTCAAGAGATGGGTGTCAGTGTTCCTCGCATTGTGGAAAAACCAGATAATTATCATCAAATTGAACGGATTATGGCAGAAAATCCCGATTTGGTGATTACTGGGATGGCGCACGCGAATCCGTTAGAAGCCCGTGGTTTTAGTACCAAGTGGTCTGTGGAGTTTACCTTCTCTCAAATTCAAGGCTTTACCAATACGCGCGACTTACTGGAATTAGTCACTCGTCCCATGCGTCGCAATAATAATCTGCAAGAGTTAGGCTGGACGAACTTAGTGCAGGAAGAAGACGCAAAACGCATTACCGTTTAA
- the ald gene encoding alanine dehydrogenase, whose amino-acid sequence MEIGVPKETKDQEYRVGLSPSSVRSLCERKHPVFVETQAGVGAGFSDQDYEAAGATVVPDPKSAWNRELVVKVKEPLPDEYTYLQKNQVLFTYLHLAANRRLTEALIDSGISAIAYETVELPNGKLPLLNPMSIIAGRLSVQFGARYLEKQQGGRGVLLGGFPGVRSGRVVILGGGVVGTEAARMAVGIGAQVQILDVNVERLAELENLFGSRVELLYSNSSQIEAVVPEADLLIGAVLTTGKRAPKLVTRELVKQMRAGSVIVDVAVDQGGCVETLQVTSHSHPTYTEEGVVHFGVPNMPGAVPWTATQALNNSTLPYVIQLADQGLTALESNPILGKGLNVQKQQLIHPAVKEVFPDL is encoded by the coding sequence ATGGAAATCGGCGTTCCCAAAGAAACCAAAGACCAAGAATATCGGGTGGGATTAAGCCCGAGCAGTGTTCGCAGTTTGTGTGAGAGGAAGCATCCAGTTTTTGTGGAAACTCAAGCGGGAGTCGGCGCAGGGTTTAGTGATCAAGACTACGAAGCAGCAGGAGCAACCGTTGTTCCTGATCCAAAATCCGCTTGGAATCGGGAACTGGTAGTTAAGGTGAAAGAACCGCTCCCTGATGAATACACTTATTTACAGAAAAATCAAGTTTTATTTACTTATCTTCACTTAGCAGCTAATCGTCGTCTCACCGAGGCTTTGATTGATTCTGGCATCAGCGCGATCGCGTATGAAACCGTAGAACTCCCCAACGGGAAACTCCCCCTTCTGAACCCAATGAGTATTATTGCGGGGCGTTTATCGGTACAATTTGGAGCGCGTTATCTAGAAAAACAACAGGGGGGACGCGGGGTTTTACTCGGCGGCTTTCCTGGGGTACGTTCAGGACGAGTTGTAATTCTCGGCGGTGGGGTTGTTGGGACGGAAGCTGCACGAATGGCGGTCGGAATCGGGGCGCAAGTCCAGATTTTAGATGTCAATGTGGAACGGTTAGCCGAACTGGAAAACCTCTTTGGATCACGAGTGGAACTGCTCTATAGTAACTCTTCACAAATTGAAGCGGTCGTCCCAGAAGCAGATTTACTGATTGGCGCAGTTCTGACCACAGGAAAACGCGCCCCCAAGTTGGTGACGCGAGAACTGGTCAAACAAATGCGTGCAGGAAGTGTGATTGTTGATGTCGCTGTGGATCAAGGGGGATGTGTGGAAACCTTGCAAGTTACCTCTCATAGTCATCCCACTTATACCGAAGAAGGAGTGGTTCACTTTGGTGTTCCTAATATGCCAGGGGCTGTTCCTTGGACAGCAACTCAAGCCTTAAACAACAGCACTTTGCCTTATGTGATCCAGCTTGCGGATCAAGGCTTAACCGCCCTAGAAAGCAATCCGATTTTAGGGAAAGGGTTGAACGTTCAGAAACAGCAATTGATTCATCCTGCGGTTAAAGAAGTTTTTCCTGATTTATAG
- the bchL gene encoding ferredoxin:protochlorophyllide reductase (ATP-dependent) iron-sulfur ATP-binding protein yields the protein MKLSVYGKGGIGKSTTSCNISVALAKRGKKVLQIGCDPKHDSTFTLTGFLIPTIIDTLQEKDFHYEDIWPEDVIYRGYGGVDCVEAGGPPAGAGCGGYVVGETVKLLKELNAFDEYDVILFDVLGDVVCGGFAAPLNYSDYCMIVTDNGFDALFAANRIAASIREKSRTHPLRLAGLIGNRTSKRDLINKYIEAVPMPVLEILPLIEDIRVSRVKGKTIFEMAETEPMLDQVAQYYLNIADQLLALPEGVVPNDAPDRDLFSLLSDYYLNPTDNTAKGTPVEESEELEALMV from the coding sequence GTGAAGTTATCAGTTTACGGAAAAGGCGGAATTGGCAAATCGACAACCAGTTGCAATATTTCAGTTGCTCTCGCTAAACGAGGGAAAAAGGTTTTACAAATTGGCTGCGACCCGAAACATGACAGCACATTTACCCTCACTGGATTTTTAATTCCGACAATTATCGATACCTTACAAGAAAAAGATTTCCACTATGAAGATATTTGGCCAGAAGATGTGATTTATCGGGGTTATGGTGGTGTTGACTGTGTAGAAGCAGGGGGTCCCCCAGCTGGTGCTGGCTGTGGCGGTTATGTCGTTGGTGAAACCGTGAAACTGCTTAAAGAATTGAATGCGTTTGATGAGTATGATGTGATTTTGTTTGATGTGCTCGGTGACGTGGTTTGTGGTGGATTTGCTGCCCCCTTAAATTATTCGGACTATTGCATGATTGTCACGGATAATGGCTTTGATGCCCTATTTGCAGCGAACCGCATTGCTGCTTCCATTCGGGAAAAATCTCGCACTCATCCCTTACGGCTAGCGGGATTAATTGGGAATCGCACCTCGAAACGAGATTTAATTAATAAGTATATTGAAGCAGTTCCCATGCCCGTTTTAGAAATTCTCCCCTTAATTGAAGATATTCGCGTGTCTCGGGTGAAGGGAAAAACCATCTTTGAAATGGCGGAAACGGAACCGATGTTAGATCAAGTCGCGCAATACTATCTCAACATTGCAGATCAATTGCTTGCGCTTCCAGAAGGGGTTGTTCCTAATGATGCGCCCGATCGCGATCTGTTCTCTTTATTATCTGATTATTATCTCAATCCTACAGATAATACCGCTAAAGGGACACCTGTAGAGGAAAGCGAAGAATTAGAAGCATTAATGGTTTAA
- a CDS encoding S1 RNA-binding domain-containing protein: MTSDFTPSPESQANVPFSQDDFEKALADYDYHFQQGEVVRGKAVNYDNDVAYVDIGGKSPGLLPLKEADIAGTTRFEDIIPLDEELEFLVIREQNADGQVTLSRRQLQEQRVWETLEEYQTERKPVEMQVTGSNRGGVKGEIMGLRAFVPRSHLLAADNLDDLIGQTVTGLLIEVKPEDKRLVLSQREAAKADAMGQIIAGSLIEGKVVNLKPYGAFIELAAGVTGLLHIKQVSQKRVESLEEVLTVGEMIKVMIVDVDEYQGRIALSTKELEHYPGQMLENKAEVMAKAESRVKQTES; the protein is encoded by the coding sequence ATGACCTCCGATTTCACCCCTTCTCCTGAATCTCAAGCTAACGTTCCTTTTTCGCAAGATGATTTTGAAAAAGCCCTCGCTGATTACGATTACCACTTCCAACAAGGAGAAGTCGTCCGAGGAAAAGCCGTTAACTACGATAATGATGTTGCATACGTTGATATTGGGGGAAAATCTCCTGGACTGCTTCCCCTGAAAGAAGCCGACATTGCAGGAACGACTCGTTTTGAAGATATCATTCCCCTTGATGAAGAATTAGAATTTTTAGTCATTCGCGAACAAAATGCCGATGGACAAGTCACCCTTTCTCGTCGTCAACTGCAAGAACAGCGCGTTTGGGAAACCTTAGAGGAATATCAAACCGAACGTAAGCCTGTGGAAATGCAAGTGACCGGAAGTAACCGTGGCGGTGTGAAAGGAGAAATTATGGGCTTACGGGCTTTTGTCCCGCGATCGCATTTACTCGCAGCCGATAATTTAGATGACCTCATTGGTCAAACGGTAACAGGACTGCTGATTGAAGTGAAGCCAGAAGACAAACGCCTCGTGTTATCGCAACGAGAAGCAGCCAAAGCTGATGCCATGGGTCAGATTATTGCAGGTAGCCTGATTGAAGGTAAAGTGGTTAATCTCAAACCCTATGGCGCATTTATTGAACTCGCTGCTGGTGTTACGGGGTTACTCCATATTAAGCAAGTGAGCCAGAAACGGGTGGAATCTTTGGAAGAAGTGTTAACCGTTGGTGAAATGATTAAAGTGATGATTGTGGATGTGGATGAATATCAAGGACGCATTGCGTTATCGACGAAAGAATTAGAACATTATCCTGGTCAGATGTTGGAGAATAAAGCCGAAGTAATGGCAAAAGCGGAATCGCGAGTGAAACAAACTGAAAGTTAA
- a CDS encoding TIGR02281 family clan AA aspartic protease, producing the protein MKRPLALLTCCFGLLLLPSESYAQEHQGCYMLDSNGNPVDLNGLCENSTSTTTSGIFRAPIKRRQGGIPIIDVRFNNERTVEMMVDTGASATLLSPEVAQQLGVKQEGTFLANTPSDREVEFPAGRVESITAGGATARDVVVVISPALSMGLLGQNFFSRYDVVIKEDVVEFHDRE; encoded by the coding sequence ATGAAGCGACCCCTAGCTCTGTTGACCTGTTGTTTTGGACTGTTACTGCTTCCCAGTGAAAGTTATGCTCAAGAACATCAAGGCTGTTATATGCTTGATAGCAATGGTAACCCTGTTGATCTCAATGGGCTCTGTGAGAATAGCACTTCCACCACAACATCGGGTATATTTCGCGCACCGATTAAACGTCGTCAAGGGGGAATCCCCATTATTGATGTCAGATTCAATAATGAGCGAACTGTTGAGATGATGGTTGATACTGGCGCAAGTGCAACGCTGCTATCTCCAGAAGTGGCGCAACAGTTAGGAGTGAAACAAGAAGGAACTTTTCTGGCGAATACCCCTAGCGATCGAGAAGTTGAATTTCCCGCTGGACGAGTGGAGTCGATTACTGCTGGAGGTGCTACCGCAAGAGATGTCGTCGTTGTCATTTCTCCAGCTTTATCCATGGGGTTATTAGGACAAAACTTTTTTAGCCGTTACGATGTGGTCATTAAAGAGGATGTGGTGGAATTTCATGATCGCGAATAA
- a CDS encoding type II secretion system F family protein, whose translation MTTYVVEVQDAKGQRSKEKVDANSPVEAQRLLRGKYPKIGRAKKVGLDLDMDLSVIEERLSGVGVKDKAIFSRQFSAMVNAGVGIVRCLSVLSEQCDNPKLRKALNVIGSDVQQGVNLSDAMSKHPECFDQLYVSMVEAGEAGGVLDEVLNRIAKLLEDMARLQGQIKSAMAYPVAVGLFAFAVFIGMTVFLIPVFAGIFQDLGVELPALTVFMLSLSDLLRSPRVLIPIVIIGGTVFGFQQYYKTPAGRLQIDALMLKIPVFGDLLEKNAVAKFCRIFGTLTRSGVPILSTLEISRDTAGNKVFANAIEASKQEVQQGGMISLALQRKQAFPPLAIQMMSIGEETGELDAMMMKVADFYEDEVEQAVKSLTSLIEPIMMVGVAVMVGVILLSMYLPMFKVFQELG comes from the coding sequence ATGACAACTTATGTGGTAGAAGTTCAAGATGCCAAAGGTCAACGCAGCAAAGAGAAAGTAGATGCCAATTCCCCTGTAGAAGCACAACGATTATTGCGGGGAAAATATCCCAAAATTGGTCGGGCAAAGAAAGTCGGGCTCGATCTGGATATGGATTTATCCGTGATTGAAGAACGGCTATCGGGGGTTGGTGTGAAGGATAAAGCCATTTTCTCCCGTCAGTTTTCAGCTATGGTCAACGCTGGGGTGGGGATTGTTCGCTGTTTAAGCGTTCTCTCGGAACAATGTGATAATCCGAAACTGCGAAAGGCTTTAAATGTGATTGGTAGTGATGTACAACAAGGGGTGAATCTGTCCGATGCCATGAGTAAACATCCCGAATGCTTTGACCAACTTTATGTGAGCATGGTAGAAGCGGGAGAAGCAGGTGGGGTTCTCGATGAAGTTCTCAACCGTATTGCGAAACTCTTAGAAGATATGGCGCGACTACAAGGGCAAATCAAGTCAGCGATGGCTTATCCTGTGGCTGTTGGCTTATTTGCATTTGCCGTGTTCATTGGGATGACGGTGTTTTTAATTCCCGTTTTTGCTGGAATTTTCCAAGACCTTGGGGTAGAACTACCCGCTTTAACCGTGTTTATGTTGAGTCTCAGCGACCTTTTAAGAAGCCCCAGAGTGCTGATTCCTATTGTAATTATTGGTGGGACAGTTTTTGGATTCCAACAATACTACAAGACACCCGCAGGACGGTTACAAATTGATGCTTTAATGCTCAAAATTCCAGTTTTCGGAGATTTACTCGAAAAAAATGCGGTGGCGAAATTCTGTCGAATTTTTGGAACTTTAACCCGTTCTGGTGTTCCCATTTTAAGCACCCTCGAAATTTCTCGTGATACAGCAGGAAATAAAGTCTTTGCTAATGCCATTGAAGCCTCGAAGCAAGAAGTCCAGCAAGGGGGTATGATTAGCCTGGCACTGCAACGTAAACAAGCATTTCCTCCTCTCGCGATTCAAATGATGAGTATTGGCGAAGAAACGGGAGAACTTGATGCGATGATGATGAAAGTTGCTGACTTCTATGAAGATGAGGTGGAACAAGCAGTGAAGTCTCTCACCAGTTTAATTGAACCGATTATGATGGTTGGCGTGGCAGTGATGGTGGGTGTGATTCTCTTGTCTATGTATCTGCCTATGTTCAAAGTCTTTCAAGAACTCGGTTAA
- a CDS encoding GspE/PulE family protein codes for MTYSSSAKKRQRALTTLRDSSPFGNKLIQAGYASSKEIEQARQQVTQSEGKQSFTEALSEVTGKELPPELYRQYKKHHLFELKIYYGVESLDPEVTDLEEYPIAELIDDIIPLDLCRRHKLLPLSKRDTRPPSLLVGMVNPDELTAQDDLTRILRPKGFIPQRVVMTLDDYERIIGKYLDEQSAQQEEAEEEDQLDVTKDIANLDMEGLEEVNDDTDADLEKSLGDAQAAPIINLVNRILIKALKDGVSDIHIEPQEEYVRVRMRRDGVLQETFDNLPIKISPAIAARFKIMAELDIAERRMPQDGKIRRKYKGRNVDFRVSTLPSRYGEKIVLRILDNSATQLGLDKLITDQKSLDLVRDMASRPFGLILVTGPTGSGKSTTLYSILAERNDPGVNISTAEDPIEYALPGITQVQVIREKGMDFASILRSFLRQDPDIILVGETRDKETAKTAIEAALTGHLVLTTLHTNDAAGAIARLDEMGVEPFMISGSLIGVLAQRLMRRVCSQCRIPYNPTQEELARFGLSATKEEEVTFYKANTLQPDEIEQARKQNKLCSKCNGVGYKGRAGVYEIMAMSETLQMLINEGAPTERIKEAAVEEGMQTLLAYSLNLVREGYTTLDEVERVTFTDSGLEAELKAKRKSSLTCNTCSAELQPEWLDCPYCLTPRFQDNE; via the coding sequence ATGACTTATTCCTCATCTGCCAAAAAACGTCAAAGAGCCCTAACCACATTACGTGACTCCTCCCCATTTGGGAATAAATTGATTCAAGCTGGCTATGCTAGTAGTAAGGAAATTGAACAAGCCAGACAACAAGTTACTCAATCAGAAGGCAAGCAATCTTTTACCGAAGCGCTGAGTGAAGTTACTGGTAAAGAATTACCGCCTGAACTCTATCGTCAGTACAAAAAACATCATTTATTTGAATTAAAAATTTATTATGGGGTCGAGTCTCTCGATCCAGAGGTTACAGATCTCGAAGAGTATCCGATTGCAGAATTGATTGATGACATTATCCCCCTCGACCTCTGTCGTCGTCACAAGTTGCTGCCTTTGTCCAAGCGAGACACCCGCCCTCCATCCTTGTTAGTGGGAATGGTCAATCCAGATGAACTGACCGCCCAAGATGATCTAACGCGCATTTTACGCCCCAAAGGGTTTATCCCTCAGCGAGTGGTGATGACGTTGGACGATTATGAACGAATTATTGGCAAATATTTGGATGAGCAATCGGCGCAGCAAGAAGAAGCGGAAGAAGAGGATCAACTTGATGTTACGAAAGACATCGCTAATCTTGATATGGAAGGGCTGGAAGAGGTCAATGACGATACAGATGCTGACCTAGAAAAGTCATTGGGAGATGCACAAGCAGCGCCGATTATTAACTTAGTGAATCGGATTTTAATTAAAGCCCTCAAGGATGGAGTTTCTGATATTCATATTGAGCCTCAAGAAGAATATGTGAGGGTGCGGATGCGCCGTGATGGTGTTCTTCAAGAAACCTTTGACAACTTACCGATTAAAATTTCTCCCGCGATCGCGGCTCGCTTTAAAATTATGGCTGAGTTAGATATTGCCGAACGCAGGATGCCTCAAGATGGCAAGATTCGTCGGAAATATAAAGGGCGTAATGTGGATTTTCGGGTGAGCACGCTTCCCAGTCGTTATGGGGAAAAGATTGTACTACGGATTTTAGATAACAGTGCGACGCAACTGGGACTGGATAAATTAATTACAGACCAGAAAAGTTTGGATCTCGTCAGGGATATGGCGAGTCGCCCCTTTGGTCTGATTCTGGTGACTGGACCCACGGGTTCGGGGAAATCAACCACCTTGTATTCGATTCTCGCCGAGCGCAATGACCCAGGGGTGAATATTAGCACCGCAGAAGACCCCATTGAATATGCCTTACCGGGGATTACCCAGGTGCAGGTGATTCGGGAAAAAGGGATGGATTTTGCTTCCATCTTACGGTCATTTCTCCGTCAAGACCCTGATATTATTCTGGTGGGGGAAACCCGAGACAAAGAAACCGCAAAAACAGCAATTGAAGCTGCTTTAACGGGACACTTGGTTTTAACGACCTTACACACCAATGATGCTGCGGGCGCGATCGCGCGTTTAGATGAAATGGGAGTAGAACCCTTTATGATTTCCGGTTCGTTAATTGGTGTTCTTGCCCAACGTTTAATGCGTCGGGTGTGTAGTCAATGTCGTATCCCATACAACCCGACTCAAGAGGAACTGGCTCGGTTTGGTTTATCCGCAACCAAAGAAGAAGAAGTCACCTTCTACAAAGCCAATACCCTACAACCCGATGAAATTGAACAAGCCCGAAAGCAAAATAAATTGTGTAGTAAATGTAACGGCGTTGGTTATAAAGGGCGTGCTGGGGTCTATGAAATCATGGCAATGAGTGAAACCTTACAAATGCTAATTAACGAAGGGGCCCCCACAGAAAGAATCAAAGAAGCTGCGGTTGAGGAAGGGATGCAAACACTACTAGCTTATAGTTTGAATCTGGTGCGAGAAGGATACACCACCTTAGACGAAGTAGAACGGGTCACCTTTACCGACTCGGGGCTAGAAGCAGAACTGAAAGCGAAACGGAAGAGTTCACTCACTTGTAATACTTGCTCAGCAGAACTGCAACCCGAATGGTTAGATTGTCCTTATTGCTTGACCCCTCGTTTCCAAGACAATGAATAA
- the aroC gene encoding chorismate synthase, with protein sequence MGSIFGQLFRISTFGESHGGGVGVIIDGCPPQLPISAEEIQVELDRRRPGQSKITTPRKETDTCQILSGVFQGKTTGTPIALLVPNKDTRPQDYSEMATTYRPSHADATYDAKYGFRNWQGGGRSSARETIGRVAAGAIAQKILSQFANIEIVGYVKRIKDLEAPIDTDTVTREEVEKNIVRCPHEECAQQMIDLIDQTRRDKDSIGGVVECVVRNVPKGLGEPVFDKLEADLAKGVMSLPASKGFEIGSGFSGTLLLGSEHNDPFYSDETGNIRTRSNHSGGIQGGLSNGENIILRAAFKPTSTIGQAQETVTSRGEATELAARGRHDPCVLPRAVPMVEAMVALILCDHLLRDRAQCHLFDK encoded by the coding sequence ATGGGTAGCATCTTCGGACAACTTTTTCGGATCAGTACCTTTGGTGAGTCACATGGCGGGGGTGTGGGAGTGATCATTGATGGTTGTCCCCCCCAACTTCCGATTTCTGCTGAAGAGATCCAAGTGGAGTTAGACCGCCGACGACCAGGACAAAGTAAAATTACCACGCCTCGTAAAGAAACCGATACTTGTCAGATTCTCTCGGGAGTCTTTCAAGGGAAAACCACTGGCACACCGATCGCGCTGTTAGTTCCCAATAAAGACACCCGCCCCCAAGATTACAGCGAAATGGCTACGACTTATCGCCCCTCTCATGCGGATGCGACTTATGATGCTAAATATGGCTTTCGTAACTGGCAAGGGGGAGGACGCTCATCAGCGCGGGAAACTATTGGACGAGTCGCAGCAGGCGCGATCGCGCAAAAAATTCTTAGTCAATTTGCCAATATCGAAATAGTGGGCTATGTGAAACGGATTAAAGATTTAGAAGCCCCCATTGATACTGATACCGTCACCCGCGAGGAAGTCGAGAAAAATATTGTTCGCTGTCCTCATGAAGAATGCGCCCAACAAATGATTGACCTGATTGACCAAACTCGACGGGATAAAGACTCCATTGGGGGCGTTGTGGAATGTGTGGTGAGAAATGTTCCCAAAGGACTAGGAGAACCCGTTTTTGATAAACTAGAAGCCGACTTAGCGAAAGGCGTGATGTCCCTTCCCGCCAGTAAAGGCTTTGAAATCGGATCAGGTTTTTCGGGGACGTTACTGCTCGGAAGTGAACATAATGATCCCTTTTATAGCGATGAAACTGGGAATATTCGCACCCGTAGCAATCATTCTGGCGGAATCCAAGGGGGACTCAGTAACGGGGAAAATATTATTCTTCGGGCTGCCTTTAAGCCCACCTCGACCATTGGTCAAGCCCAAGAAACCGTTACCAGTCGTGGAGAAGCGACCGAACTCGCTGCGAGAGGACGACATGATCCTTGTGTGTTACCCCGTGCAGTTCCCATGGTGGAAGCAATGGTGGCTCTGATTTTATGTGATCACCTACTGCGCGATCGCGCCCAATGTCATCTTTTTGACAAATAA